CCCGTCGCGGTATTCCGGTCTTCAACGCACCGTTCTCCAATACCCGTTCGGTTGCCGAAATGGTGCTGGGCGAAATGCTGCTGATGATGCGTGGCATTCCTGAAGCTAACGCCAAGGCGCACCGCGGTATCTGGAACAAACTGGCTGTCGGCTCGTTTGAAGCGCGCGGTAAACGTCTGGGTATCATCGGTTACGGCCACATTGGTACGCAGCTGGGGATTCTGGCGGAAAGCCTGGGGATGCGCGTCTTCTATTATGACATTGAAAGCAAGCTGCCTTTGGGCAACGCGCAGCCGATTGCCACACTGGAAGAATTGCTCAATACCAGCGACGTCGTCACGCTGCATGTGCCGGAAACAGCCGGAACCAAAGACATGATTTCTGAAGTGCAGCTGGCGCAGATGAAGCCGGGCGCACTGCTGATCAACGCCTCACGCGGTACGGTCATCGACATCCCTGCGCTGTGCAATGCGCTGCGTAACAAACATCTTTCCGGTGCGGCTATCGACGTCTTCCCGGAAGAACCGGCGACTAACAGCGACCCGTTCAATTCTCCGCTGTGTGAATTCGACAACGTATTGCTGACGCCGCACATCGGCGGTTCGACGATGGAAGCGCAGGAAGGTATTGGTCTGGAAGTCGCAGGCAAACTGGCGAAGTACTCTGACAATGGTTCAACACTGTCAGCGGTTAACTTCCCTGAAGCTTCTCTGCCGGCACACACCGAGAAAGCCAGCCGTCTGCTGCATATCCACGAAAATCGTCCGGGTGTGCTGACCAGCATCAACCAGATTTTTGCGGAACAGGGTATCAACATTGCTGCGCAGTACCTGCAAACCAGCCCTGAAATCGGTTATGTGGTGATTGATGCAGAAACGGATATCAACACGCTGACCACTGCGCTGCAACTGATGAAGGCCATTCCGGGCACTATCCGCGCACGTTTGCTGTACTGATTACATCAGTCGTAAATATCAAAGCCGCCGCAAGGCGGTTTTTTGCTTTCTGGTTTCAAAGAAAGAAGAAGGGATATCGGGAAAGTGAAGAATGTCGGGAGGGGATCTTAC
The Rahnella variigena genome window above contains:
- the serA gene encoding phosphoglycerate dehydrogenase; the protein is MAKVSLEKDKIKFLLVEGVHQSAVDTLRAAGYTNIEFHKGALDTESLKESIRDAHFVGLRSRTQLTEEVFQAAEKLVAVGCFCIGTNQVDLKAATRRGIPVFNAPFSNTRSVAEMVLGEMLLMMRGIPEANAKAHRGIWNKLAVGSFEARGKRLGIIGYGHIGTQLGILAESLGMRVFYYDIESKLPLGNAQPIATLEELLNTSDVVTLHVPETAGTKDMISEVQLAQMKPGALLINASRGTVIDIPALCNALRNKHLSGAAIDVFPEEPATNSDPFNSPLCEFDNVLLTPHIGGSTMEAQEGIGLEVAGKLAKYSDNGSTLSAVNFPEASLPAHTEKASRLLHIHENRPGVLTSINQIFAEQGINIAAQYLQTSPEIGYVVIDAETDINTLTTALQLMKAIPGTIRARLLY